The following coding sequences lie in one Sebaldella sp. S0638 genomic window:
- a CDS encoding site-specific integrase — protein sequence MAGYVRKRGKTWEYSFELGKVNGKRQRESQAGFSTKKEAEKALREALTGFESGTITNTDNISFHDFLNLYYKEYVCIHNKYNTQVSFKATSKKLKEYLGKYKLSNITPALCQNFINELYREGKSSSTIKLQLTYLRMVLNYAMQPLNLIKSNPAQKLKIPKFEKDKKIKTISLEEFDIIMNSIKPWLIKYRMALLIGLHTGMRESEIMGLTWDKVDFKEKTICVDRKLININNKKVFETPKSKSSVRVIKIGETLINILKAEKERQEQLKKDYFEFYNKIDFVCCNDLGVPMSQSSLTWQCRKLKERTGIDFNFHLLRHTHATMLIEAGANPVEVSKRLGHSNTSITLNIYSHSTSKMEQDTVNIFENTIKEQP from the coding sequence ATGGCTGGCTATGTAAGAAAAAGAGGTAAAACATGGGAATATTCCTTCGAACTCGGAAAGGTAAACGGGAAAAGACAAAGAGAAAGTCAAGCAGGGTTCTCAACTAAGAAGGAGGCAGAGAAAGCCTTAAGAGAAGCTCTCACGGGTTTTGAGAGTGGCACAATTACAAATACAGACAATATCAGCTTTCACGACTTTTTAAACCTGTATTATAAAGAATATGTTTGTATTCATAATAAATACAATACACAAGTCAGTTTTAAGGCTACAAGTAAGAAATTAAAAGAATACCTTGGCAAATATAAGTTATCTAATATTACCCCAGCTCTATGCCAAAACTTTATAAATGAACTATACAGGGAGGGAAAAAGTTCAAGCACAATTAAATTACAGCTAACTTATTTAAGAATGGTTCTTAATTATGCAATGCAACCCCTAAACTTAATTAAAAGCAATCCGGCGCAAAAATTAAAGATCCCAAAATTTGAAAAAGATAAAAAGATAAAAACTATAAGTCTTGAAGAATTCGACATTATCATGAATTCAATTAAACCGTGGCTTATAAAATATAGAATGGCTTTACTCATAGGACTTCACACAGGTATGAGAGAAAGCGAAATCATGGGATTAACTTGGGATAAGGTCGACTTTAAAGAAAAGACTATTTGTGTGGATCGAAAGCTTATAAATATAAATAATAAAAAAGTCTTTGAAACTCCAAAAAGTAAAAGTTCTGTTAGAGTAATAAAAATCGGAGAAACTTTAATAAATATATTAAAGGCAGAAAAAGAAAGACAAGAACAATTAAAAAAAGACTATTTCGAATTTTACAATAAAATAGATTTTGTTTGTTGCAATGATTTAGGGGTTCCTATGTCTCAATCTTCATTAACATGGCAATGCAGGAAACTGAAAGAACGTACCGGGATAGACTTTAATTTTCACCTTTTGAGACATACTCACGCCACTATGTTAATCGAAGCAGGGGCAAACCCTGTAGAAGTTTCAAAGAGATTAGGACATTCAAACACAAGTA
- a CDS encoding helix-turn-helix domain-containing protein — protein sequence MSEYLITSEEARKILKIGKSKMNELLKSKEIPCVKLGNGYRMRRSAIDEYIIELEKRGS from the coding sequence ATGTCAGAATATTTAATAACCTCAGAAGAGGCAAGAAAGATATTGAAAATAGGAAAAAGTAAAATGAACGAGCTGCTAAAATCAAAAGAAATACCTTGCGTTAAGTTAGGGAATGGCTACAGAATGAGACGTTCAGCCATTGACGAGTATATCATCGAACTGGAAAAAAGAGGGTCTTAA